In Halichondria panicea chromosome 9, odHalPani1.1, whole genome shotgun sequence, a genomic segment contains:
- the LOC135341943 gene encoding large ribosomal subunit protein mL37-like, with protein MASLLSKNFPVSKFAAAISRPAKRSLSSLKEAYVYHPKQETLEADLQALLWTKTQTLDKYPQSFTQVRNGLELDRFQSLISPTILSSRVYEMKEVKMKHKNKPRDRTNGSHKNFPISLMLNLFKMSLTHAAEYPHLHNLHLSLEPFISAGWSCGEDRMTVRGKVDMVLNTQQPLEQFYNTETIQRSVDFDFNSLQNTLTFADLKKHQVNNTFSTGAVDTSPAHYPHAHTLIVLDNGSYIEPPSKGVPEIQLVQKGLIFTFGRLYAQAVSKYGEEMIGQDLPTPECAQCIVTNGQRFSFLWYQLNTLKTDSLNEGVKNLVYIDRAGMLYPSVESKGVFKKSIADMNNHVLRTLISMFIA; from the coding sequence ATGGCGTCTCTTCTCTCCAAGAATTTCCCCGTCTCCAAGTTTGCTGCCGCCATCAGTAGACCTGCAAAAAGAAGCTTGAGCAGTTTGAAAGAAGCTTATGTGTACCACCCCAAGCAAGAGACCCTGGAGGCTGACCTCCAGGCATTACTGTGGACAAAAACACAGACACTAGACAAATACCCACAATCATTCACACAAGTAAGGAATGGACTAGAACTGGATCGATTTCAATCCTTGATATCTCCAACTATCCTCTCGTCTCGAGTGTACGAAATGAAAGAGGTGAAAATGAAGCACAAAAACAAGCCGAGAGATCGCACGAACGGCAGCCACAAAAACTTTCCAATTTCTCTCATGCTGAACCTGTTTAAGATGTCCCTCACCCACGCTGCTGAGTATCCCCACTTGCATAACCTGCACCTCTCATTGGAGCCCTTCATCTCGGCCGGCTGGTCTTGTGGGGAGGACAGGATGACAGTACGTGGCAAGGTGGACATGGTCCTGAACACTCAACAGCCTTTAGAGCAATTTTACAACACGGAAACGATTCAAAGAAGTGTGGATTTCGACTTCAACTCGTTACAGAATACATTGACATTTGCTGATCTCAAGAAGCACCAAGTGAACAATACATTCTCCACTGGCGCTGTCGATacaagccccgcccactaccCACACGCTCACACTCTGATTGTGCTTGATAACGGAAGCTACATAGAACCACCAAGCAAAGGCGTCCCCGAGATACAACTCGTGCAAAAAGGACTTATTTTCACATTTGGACGGCTGTATGCTCAGGCAGTGTCCAAGTATGGAGAGGAGATGATAGGACAAGACCTTCCCACACCCGAGTGTGCTCAATGTATTGTAACTAACGGACAGAGGTTTTCGTTTTTGTGGTACCAACTCAACACCTTGAAGACTGATAGTTTGAATGAAGGAGTCAAGAATCTTGTCTACATTGATAGAGCTGGCATGCTGTATCCTTCTGTGGAGTCTAAGGGAGTCTTCAAGAAGAGCATAGCTGACATGAACAATCATGTACTCAGAACATTGATTAGTATGTTCATTGCCTGA